In Nitrospirae bacterium CG2_30_53_67, the following are encoded in one genomic region:
- a CDS encoding site-specific DNA-methyltransferase, whose translation MKYEPDNIYEGDARNLAEHIDANTVALSVWSPPYHVGKAYERDMSFFDWKNLLRRTIEAHSIILKPGAFLAINIADILCFKDPDMPRIMAENISRRKRNDITREKVLEVWSRHPGFNRKQIAAILGCSEQTVDRRMKGNNIRGGKYETQTRVKLVGGMIEQYALDCGLYLYDRRAWVKDAAWENSRWHTMSYRAVDEFEYIYIFWKPGHTKVDKDRLTDDEWTTWGSRGVWYIPSVRANDDHEAKFPLELPRRVIRLLTDPGDLVLDCFVGSGTSATAAIRENRRFIGVDVCPSSVDLAKRALTLALMKGKQENLDLFQLTRKSSEAAPNKPIKTDVA comes from the coding sequence ATGAAATATGAACCCGATAACATTTATGAGGGGGATGCTAGAAATCTTGCTGAACATATTGATGCTAATACAGTAGCACTCAGTGTATGGTCGCCCCCCTATCATGTTGGAAAAGCTTACGAACGTGATATGTCCTTTTTTGATTGGAAAAACCTATTACGTCGCACGATTGAAGCTCATTCAATTATTCTGAAACCGGGAGCGTTTCTCGCTATCAATATCGCGGATATACTTTGTTTTAAAGATCCGGATATGCCGAGAATAATGGCTGAAAATATATCGCGCAGAAAACGGAACGATATAACACGTGAGAAGGTGCTTGAGGTATGGTCCAGGCATCCGGGTTTCAATCGTAAGCAAATTGCCGCAATACTTGGCTGCAGCGAGCAAACGGTCGACCGGAGAATGAAGGGTAACAACATCCGAGGTGGGAAGTATGAAACACAGACCCGAGTCAAGCTCGTCGGCGGCATGATCGAACAGTACGCCTTAGACTGTGGACTCTATCTATATGACCGTAGAGCCTGGGTCAAAGATGCCGCGTGGGAAAATTCTCGCTGGCACACCATGAGTTACAGAGCAGTTGACGAGTTCGAGTACATATACATATTTTGGAAACCGGGGCATACAAAGGTCGATAAGGATCGCTTAACAGACGATGAATGGACGACATGGGGTTCGCGTGGGGTATGGTATATACCTTCAGTGCGCGCAAACGATGATCATGAAGCCAAGTTTCCGCTTGAATTGCCGCGACGGGTAATACGGTTGCTCACTGATCCTGGCGACTTGGTTCTGGATTGCTTCGTAGGGAGCGGGACATCGGCAACCGCCGCGATTCGTGAGAATCGTCGATTTATTGGAGTTGATGTTTGTCCCTCATCTGTTGATTTAGCAAAGAGAGCGCTCACGCTTGCTCTTATGAAGGGCAAACAAGAGAATCTCGATTTATTTCAGTTAACGCGAAAAAGCAGTGAAGCAGCCCCCAACAAGCCGATCAAGACGGACGTGGCATGA
- a CDS encoding site-specific DNA-methyltransferase, giving the protein MREQAATIVIDAVDRELADYLRGSSVRPLFICGNALEVLRAFPAESVDCCMTSPPYWGQRQYAVTGIGLEDDYKNYILQLSAVFFELKRVLKNTGSFWLNIGDTYQNKRLLGIPWRVAFELTDRQGWVLRNDVIWNKVKGGPDNALDKLGNVHEYVFHFVKSPKGYYYDVDAIRSNPKKSKVVNGAIVSATGVSGVRYKRQIELSSALTPQEKKNALLALNSLLDDMRKGKVADFRMIIRGQQRTTHSNSEKVSGRARELSEKGFYFLRYHPQGSKPRDVWDILPEDTQQRDEHFAAYPEDLCKIPILATCPGNGVALDPFCGTGTTMLAALRLGRKSIGIDLSQEYLRIAERRCHILL; this is encoded by the coding sequence ATGCGAGAACAAGCAGCAACCATAGTCATAGATGCCGTTGATCGGGAATTAGCGGATTACCTTCGAGGCTCATCAGTACGCCCGTTATTTATCTGCGGCAATGCACTGGAAGTGCTTAGAGCCTTCCCTGCGGAATCAGTTGATTGCTGCATGACGAGTCCGCCTTATTGGGGTCAGAGGCAGTACGCCGTCACTGGTATCGGTCTTGAGGACGACTATAAGAATTATATCCTTCAACTATCAGCGGTATTTTTTGAACTTAAGCGCGTTCTGAAAAACACGGGGTCTTTTTGGCTGAACATCGGAGATACTTATCAGAACAAACGTCTGTTAGGCATTCCCTGGAGAGTAGCCTTTGAGCTCACCGACAGACAAGGTTGGGTTCTCCGGAATGATGTGATATGGAACAAGGTAAAGGGCGGGCCGGACAATGCTCTCGACAAGCTCGGGAATGTCCATGAATATGTTTTTCATTTTGTCAAGTCGCCGAAGGGATACTATTACGATGTTGATGCTATTCGATCAAACCCGAAAAAAAGTAAAGTAGTGAACGGCGCCATTGTATCCGCGACAGGCGTAAGCGGTGTGAGATACAAGCGGCAAATAGAACTATCTTCCGCACTGACGCCGCAGGAGAAGAAAAACGCGCTTCTTGCGCTGAACTCTCTGCTTGACGATATGAGAAAGGGGAAGGTCGCGGATTTTCGGATGATCATCAGAGGACAACAGCGCACAACGCACTCGAATTCCGAAAAGGTGTCTGGGAGGGCCAGAGAACTGTCCGAAAAAGGATTTTATTTTCTGAGATATCACCCTCAAGGCAGCAAACCGAGAGATGTATGGGATATCCTCCCCGAGGACACCCAGCAACGTGACGAGCACTTTGCCGCTTATCCTGAAGACCTTTGCAAGATTCCCATTCTGGCTACTTGTCCCGGGAACGGCGTTGCGCTTGATCCCTTTTGTGGAACCGGAACAACGATGCTCGCGGCGCTGCGACTTGGCAGAAAATCAATAGGCATCGACTTATCCCAAGAGTACCTACGCATTGCGGAGCGCAGATGTCACATCCTTCTATAG